The proteins below come from a single Pseudomonas chlororaphis genomic window:
- a CDS encoding Fis family transcriptional regulator has translation MLEASTSRRLLVVDPCDDCHRLLPGLRSIGWDVDSCALEHAGDRTCDVGLLRLQPFHLERPEAVKELISRSGAEWIAVLNQEVLRLQNVGDFVCEWFFDFHTLPFDVSRVQVTLGRAFGMARLRGQGSIHIDQPEHELLGDSKPIRELRKLLGKLAPTESPVLIRGESGTGKELVARTLHFQSHRRNKPFIAINCGAIAEHLIQSELFGHEKGAFTGAHQRKIGRIEAAHGGTLFLDEIGDLPLELQANLLRFLQERHIERVGGSQPIAVDVRILAATHVDLEAAIGLKRFREDLYYRLNVLQVVMAPLRERHGDLAMLASHFSHFYSQETGRRPRSFSEDALVAMGMHDWPGNVRELANRVRRGLVLAEGRQIEAHDLGLASPQGVVAPMGTLEDYKTRAERQALSDVLNRHSDNLSVAARVLGVSRPTFYRLLHKHQIR, from the coding sequence ATGCTCGAAGCCAGTACGTCGCGTCGTCTGCTCGTGGTTGATCCCTGCGACGATTGTCATCGTCTATTGCCCGGCCTTCGGTCCATCGGCTGGGACGTGGACAGCTGTGCCCTCGAACACGCCGGCGATCGCACCTGTGATGTCGGCCTGTTGCGGTTGCAGCCGTTTCACTTGGAGCGCCCGGAAGCGGTCAAGGAATTGATCAGCCGCAGCGGCGCCGAATGGATCGCCGTGCTCAACCAGGAAGTGTTGCGCCTGCAGAACGTCGGTGACTTTGTCTGCGAATGGTTTTTTGACTTCCACACCTTGCCCTTCGACGTCTCCCGCGTGCAGGTCACCCTGGGGCGGGCGTTCGGCATGGCGCGGTTGCGTGGGCAAGGTTCGATACACATCGACCAGCCTGAACATGAATTGCTGGGTGACAGCAAACCGATCCGGGAACTGCGCAAGTTGTTGGGCAAGCTGGCGCCCACCGAGTCTCCAGTGCTGATTCGCGGCGAGAGCGGCACCGGCAAGGAGTTGGTCGCGCGCACCCTGCATTTCCAATCCCACCGACGCAACAAGCCCTTCATTGCGATCAACTGCGGGGCCATTGCGGAACACCTGATCCAGTCCGAGTTGTTCGGCCATGAGAAGGGCGCTTTCACCGGTGCGCACCAGCGCAAGATTGGGCGAATCGAGGCGGCCCATGGCGGCACCTTGTTTCTCGATGAAATTGGCGACCTGCCGCTGGAGTTGCAGGCCAACTTGCTGCGCTTCTTGCAGGAGCGGCACATCGAGCGGGTCGGTGGCAGCCAGCCCATCGCGGTGGACGTGCGGATCCTGGCGGCCACCCATGTGGACCTTGAAGCGGCCATCGGGCTCAAGCGGTTTCGCGAGGACTTGTACTATCGCTTGAACGTGTTGCAGGTGGTCATGGCACCGCTACGCGAGCGCCATGGCGACCTGGCGATGCTGGCCAGTCATTTTTCCCATTTCTATAGCCAGGAAACCGGGCGCCGGCCCCGCAGCTTCAGCGAGGATGCGTTGGTGGCGATGGGCATGCATGACTGGCCCGGCAACGTGCGGGAGTTGGCCAACCGGGTCCGGCGCGGGCTGGTGCTGGCCGAAGGGCGACAGATCGAGGCCCATGACCTCGGCCTGGCCAGCCCCCAGGGGGTGGTCGCCCCCATGGGCACCCTCGAAGACTACAAGACCCGTGCCGAGCGCCAGGCATTGAGTGACGTGCTCAATCGCCACAGCGACAACCTCAGCGTCGCGGCCAGGGTACTGGGCGTGTCCCGGCCGACGTTCTATCGGTTGCTGCACAAGCATCAGATCCGATGA